Genomic window (Chionomys nivalis chromosome 7, mChiNiv1.1, whole genome shotgun sequence):
TTacacaggaaggaagggatgaaTTGCTGGGATCACCTTGCTGGGCCGGGTCTCCTCTCCACATGTGCTCGCCTTAAAGACTGAAGCTTAGCGTTGTCACCTAGAAGCAGGGCGGGCACAGTTTGGAGTTTTCCCAGTGAACAGAATTTCATAGAACAGCTGTAGCAAGTTAAGTCTCTGTGATTGTGACATCACAAAGGATTATTCTGGGATGACTGCTGAGAACATGAAGAATATTGTCCTGTATCAGACTtgttgacacatgcctttaatcccaacagagacatgtggatctacatgagttagagaccagtctggtctacaaagtgagttcaaggacaaccagggctactctgcttcaaaaaacaaaagatatatatatattttcctgaCCACAAAATGGCAAACACCCAGAGCTTCAAAGTGATTGGTATGAATGGTACTGCTTCTTGACTGGAGCTCACACTTTATCTGTTCCTTTCTTCTAGATGACATACACCAAGACAGCCAATCAATCACAAGCATCCTAATAACAGTATCTCATCTGAAGCAACAGTGCCCAGTTCTTTCCTGACATCACCCAAAACAGCTCagcttgttatttctttttaGCAGCTTCTACCTATTCTCCAGACATGTGCAGCTCCCACCTGTTCTCCATGCATGTGCAGCTCCCACCTGTTCTCCAGGCATGTGCAGCTCCCAGCTGTTCTCCAGGCATGTGCAGCTCCCACCTGTTCTCCATGCATGTGCAGCTCCCACCTGTTCTCTAGGCATGTGCAGCTCCCACTTGTTCTCCAGGCATGTACAGCTCCCAGCTGTTCTCCAGGCATGTATGTGCATCTCCCACCTGTTCTCCAGACATGTGCAGATCCACCTGTTCCCAGGCATGTATGTGCAGCTCACACCTGTTCTCCAAGCATGTATGTGCAACTTACACCTGTTCTCCAGGCATGTGCAACTCCACCTGTTCTCCAGGCAGGTGCAGCTCCACCTGTTCTCAAGGCAGGTGCAGCTCCACCTGTTCTCCAGGCAGGTGCAGCTCCACCTGTTCTCCAGACAGGTGCAGCTCCACCTGTTCTCCAGGCAGGTGCAGCTCCACCTGTTCTCCAGGCAGGTGCAGCTCCACCTGTTCTCCAGGCAGGTGCAGCTCCACCTGTTCTCCAGGCAGGTGCAGCTCCACCTGTTCTCCAGGCAGGTGCAGATCCACCTGTTTTCTGGGCATGTGCATTGTCTCCTCTGGCAATCGGGAGTAAAGAGTAGATGTGTTTGTGGTGCCTCTTGTCAGGAGGGCTCTCATGATTGGAATGAAGGGGTTTGATTGAAGCACTTTGActgggcgggagagatggctctgcagtcacttgctgttcttccagaggacccagatttggtttACAACCCACGTCAGGTGATTCACATATACCTGTAACCCTCTTCTAGCTCCTTGGACAACCACACACACGGCACACCCatgttttaaatctttaaaatgatatttattttgtcATGACTAGGGATCAACGCTAGGCCTTTCACATGCTAGGTAAACACTCTGCAGCTGAGCTCCGTCCCAAGTCACTTTCCACCTGTCACCTGTTTAGTCTACAGCAGGGATTTTATTCTACCAAGAGATAGTAGATGCTTTTCTAACACAAATGTTAAGTTTCACATAGtagaataaaattgttttcttggaAATTACTTCTTAATATGATTGTCTTAGCCTTATTGAGAAGACAAAAATTTCATGGTAAGCACTTTCCTTAAAGCCcctttcatgtccttgttcctcaggctgtagatgaACGGGTTCAGCATGGGGGTCACCACTGTGTACATCATGGCAGCTGCCATGTCCCTCCCAGCTGAGCGAGAAGAGGAGGGGTTGAAATACAGGGATATGATGGTGCCATAGAAGAGGCAGACCACAGCCAGGTGGGAGCTGCAGGTGGAGAAGGCTTTCCATCTTCCCCTTGGGGATGAGACTCTCAGGATAGCACAAGCAATAAGGATGTAAGAGACGAGGATACAAACAAATGGGGCTATCATTAACAGCCCCGcgacaaaaaaaattattagctCATTGAGGTGTGTGTCTGAGCAGGAGAGGTTCAAAAGGAGAGTCACCTCACAGAAAAAGTGGGGGATGGTGTTGTCTGCACAGAATGAGAGCCGAGCCATGAGCAGGGTGTGCAACAGAGCATTCAGGCTGGCTACCACCCATGACCCAAACACAAGAAGGGCACAGAGCTGATGGGTCATCTTTGTTGTGTAGTGTAAGGGGTGGCAGATGGCTACATACCGGTCATAGGCCATCACAGCCAGCAGAAAATTGTCCATAACAGCaaacacacagaggaaataaatttGCATGAGACACCCAGAGAAGGAAATGGCCTGAGTCCTGAGTATGTGCATGGCCAGCACCTTGGGGACAGTGGTGGAGGAGAAGCAGACATCCACACAGGACAGGTtgctgaggaagaagtacatgggggtgtgcagGCGAGAGTCTGTGCCGATGGCCAGGATGATGAGCAGGTTTCCCAGGACAGTGGCCAGGTACATGgtgaggaagagcaggaagaggagccGCTGCTGCTGGGGATCCCTGGAGAGTCCCAGGAGGAGGAACTCAGAGACACTCGACTGGTTGCTGCCTCTCATGAGTCTGAGCCCAGCTAACTACAGAGAACAGACACGGGTGAGAATGCAGTCTTCGGGTTTGGATGCTACAACCAGGCTTATATTAAGATTACATTAAAGTTTCTGAATTGAGATCCACTCCTATTTTCTACACACGCAATTAAAAAATTCCAATTTTACGTGGTGCTGGCTTCCAAGGTCCACCCTTTCAGTTTTATGGAATATAACATAAAAAGcattcacgcacacacaccatcctTCCCTGCAACCATACGTACCTCTGGTAACATCCCAGTCTCTCCCACCCCTTAGCAGCTCAAGGAGAACACAGGCAGTTATTGGACTGATTGCAAGCTCCAACAGATGCCCGTGTGACGACCCCTGCTCTTCTCTCTGTGGAAGAGAGTGAGCAGCTCTTGCTGCAAAAGaaatgctgtcatttctcctATTCTGAAAATACCTGGACAGGCCAACGCTACTGTTTCCCACTTCAGAGTTGCTGGGCAACAGTGTCCTTTATTGGAGGGATGGGAAGGTCTCAGGAATACACAAAGAGTGGATGATCACTGTCTTAGCTTTCTGTGCCAGAAGGAGGTTTGGGAGAATTTCCCACAGCATCTAATCCCACTGGGTACAGACTCCCTAAGCATCTCATTAAAGATCTGCAGAAAGTTATTGTGCCACTGAAATCCTGGTCCCCACTGACAAGCAATGATGGAGTGTATCATCGAAGTTAGAATCTGGGGATGAGGAAATCAGGGTGGGGACAAGCCCCAGAGAAATTCCCTGAGAGCTCCATCAACTTAGTTATCTACGCTAGTAGATTTGAAGGATTGGTCCAGGGTCTTCCTTTCAGCACAGAAACTGGAGGTATTGTGTTACCGGAGAGAACATCCTCTCACCACATAGGGTTGTGGTACATGTGCTGATAGGAAGCCCTGGGAGTACAGAAGGGAGCAACTGGCCTTCCAGGGTTGGGTTTGATCCCGTAAAACATTTGGTGTAAAGTACAATGAGGGCAAAGCAAGATGGAAAAATGTGTAGTCTGCCGTGACTGTCTTCCCAGCCCACAGTGAGTCGTCCATTTCTGAAAATCTATAGCTCTTCACCAGCCTCATTTATCTTCCCACCCCTTCCAGACAGGATTCATGGTAGGACTTAGAAACCTAGCCTGGGGACAGAGAACTGGTAGGCCAGCCTCAGTGTGGCTTCTCccatccatgcacatctagaagcTCACAGTGTTTTCCTGCTTCACTCCCAGGTAAACAAGTAAACGTCTAGAGGTGACAGCAAAAACAAGGTgaacacagagagaggagaaagaagctgGGGAGTCCTGGGGCTGCTGACTTAGGATTCAGGATACTTCTAATGCCCAGCTTGAGGAGGCCTTCATTCCCATCCATTGTTCAACAATAAGAGCCGCATCTTTCTTAGCTCATCCTGGAAAGGAGTTTAGAAGAGGGATATCATGTGCTTATCCAGACACACTGGAGTctaaagcaggaagattgctgcCATGTTCCAGGCTcagtctcataaaaacaaaaacataacaaagaaaaagaaacactagacgctagagagatgattcagtggtgtAGAGGACTTTTTGCTCTTGCAGGCGGTtcaggttccattcccaacacccacatggtgtttctcaaccatccataactccagtttcaggtaatctgagatctgacaccctctactCATCTCCTTGGGAATGcatgtggtgtgcatgcatgaatatgcagaaaaacattcacatataaaataaatctttttaaaaaataaataaaaatgataatggcTATGTAGTCTGGGCTAcaaagacctctctctctctctctctctttctctctctctctctctctctctcacacacacacacacacacactaatataataaaaataaaaaagaagagtaaaATTCAGGGGCATAGATGAAATGTTATTGGCTGTTAGTTAATTCTTGCATCTATGTGCTTTGAACATCTGTGCTGTATGCTCTTACATATGTTTGACATTATCTACAATAAAGTTTATAGCCAAAAAATCAGTACTTTTGCTTGccatggcggcacatgcctttaatcccagcccttaaaAAACAGCAGCAAGTGGATTCCTGtgtgtttgaagccagtctggactgcacagtgagaacctgtctcaaaaaataaaacaaaaaaaaattgtttacttttaccagcTTAGAAGTTGACTCAGAAGGTAAAGTACTTACCACAGTacagattcccagcatccacatataCACCAAATGTGTGTGGCAGCCACCCTGTGATCTTATTGCAAGAGGCAGCAATGAGATCCCTAGGCATATTTAACAAAAATACTTCAGAGTAGCCATGGTAAAAACCTTGACCTATGGAAAGGAGAGCTGActgaataagcaaataaaagtaTGAAGACAACGTTAACTCAAATAGGGAATAAGGAGACAAAAATATGGGGAAATGCCAAATGGACATTATGGAATTGGGAAGTAAACAATTGAAATAATCAGTCCATTAAATGAGCTTAACAAATTTGAACCAGATAAAGAAATAATTGGCAAACTTGtaaatactcacacacagagtgtagaagttgaagagcagaagggaagGGATGAGGAAAAAGAGAACATGGGGTCAAAGGTAGACAGTATTAGTACACCAAATACACACAGTAAGCACTTGGGGAAAGAAGCCAGGTGTAATGGTgaacaccttcaattccagcactcaggggcagaggcaggtgagtcttgagttcaaggccggcttggtctacggagtgagttccaagatagctaggGATACACTGAGAAATActatctcaagaaagaaagaaagaaagaaagaaagaaagaaagaaagaaagaaagaaagaaagaaagaaagaaagaaagaagggaaagaggaagagagggaggaaggaaggaaaagagaaaaaggaaaggaaaaactaCTTGAAGAAATAATGGCTGAAAACTTctcaaacttgtttttaaaatgatctgtACATACACAAGTCTCAACTGATTGCAACCAGCATGATCCCAGAGTCAGGTGTTGTATAAAAGTGCTGAAAGTAAAAGATgaggagaaaatatttcatatgtttcaagttaattttcatttgtttttgacaGGGTGCTCAAGAACTCAGCTCTTCAGAATCCCTGTCAGGGTTCAAATAAAGACACCACAGTAAGAGAAAGGACCTAAAATCTGAGAGTTAAAAATTGTTCACAACATGGTCTTTCCATTcctgtttctttattcttattcCTTATTTCATTGTTACAAATGTTCCCAGTAATACATACCCTTGTAACCAGCaattctccagccccagcaggttccagggctggaattcctttgccccataaaaatcagataagagttttcacatatgtgcatgcaggtgcactCAGTCACACGGTTCCGTGGCTGTCAGCTCAAAGGTGGGAGTGGCTAGTGCATATCTGATGAACTCCTTGATGGAGAAAGCTAGTTAAGAATATAATTAAATCAGGGGATTATAGAGGAGAAGACTAGTGTGCTACACTACATTTTTAGGTTGTTAGATAAAGaactaaaaggtttatttttagagAAATTATGAATAGGGCACAGATTGTTTTTGAAATCAGTGAACcacttttttcctcccagcatgcaTAGATGATATCAGGTAACCAAGCAACCTATGTAAACATTTGGGGGGTGGAGAACCAATGATTCCCGATCTGATTGGCACATTCACCAGACACTGCACTTTCTATGGGTCTAAGTCTGAAGTTTGCACTTATTGCTCCAAGcggaagaaacagaaaggaggctCAGGCCTCTAAATGATCGATTCTGGGGTTTGCTGTCATCAACCAATCTGATCGTGGGTATTATGGGTCTGTAGTGATAGCAGGAAGGAAGTCTTTCTCTGGGTTGTGGTTAATATCTCCTttgctgtccttgagagtaaaGCACAAGCAGTAAATTTCCTAAACTAAAATAATCAGTAAACTGAGCTGAAGGTGAGCATAAGGAGTTAGGAATCTTTTAAATGAGGTAAAGCCAGGGCATCTTATTCTTCTATCTGAGCAGCTATGAATCAGCAGCTTTGGGCAAGTAGTAATTCTGTGTCCTTAGACAGCTGTGATTATCTTAAGTGGAATGATCTTTCCTGGACCTAAACACTGACCAAACGCCTGTTGATTGCAGGAAGGCAGGTCTCTACGTTTACCTAGGAGGACcaaggcctggcagtgggaaactgttttcaCACGTAACTAGTAAACCCCAAAAGCATAGGaaacagttctgaactgtggAAATTAATTCACAAATATGTAACAAAAggggagtcaaaaaaaaaaagctacagcaAAAATCTACAGCAAAAAAACAACCATTTATTCATGAAGCAACAATCCCAAAATTCCTTGAATTTTGGTTTGAGTTTTACCAAAGATCTTGATAAATCACTCATGAAAAGATGGCATAGAAATAACTGTATAATGCTGTGGTTTGTAGCATGTTTTGTTTGATAAGACAGGATTTcacagtgtagccttggctgacctgaaacCCATAATATAACCCATGCTGGccatgaacttgtgatcctcctgcctcagcctcctggtgtTGGGAGTACAGCCATGTGGTAATATGTCAGACTTATtagtcattttcaaaataatttcaaagcatACTGTaagttttttatgttttaaaggaCAAATAGAATTACTAGGGAGTGGAAATAcataaaatcagtaaaaataaaattatagagacGTGAAGTAATTTAGAAAACCTCTCACAAAATAGCAGTTGAAAGTTTAGATGTAGACAAGTATTTGAGTTAAAATATCTGAGCCCATTCACATAGATATGACAGAATGGGAGAGATTATACACTTGACTGACATGTCTGGATATTGGGAATGTAGAAAAAAATCCCCTTTAATCAGCTACCCAAAGTTCATGAGATGAAAAAGTTTAGCTCAGACGAGTAGAATTATTTTTCTGTAgtgtcaaataaatccttccctacTTGCCTCATCAATTTTGTGATCTTCCCATTGGATATACTGATATGAaggccacacacacagacacacacacaccagatccAAGACAGCTGTTACTCCATCCAACactcttttctgacctctgtgagccccaggcatgcacatggtacacagaagtacatgcaggcaaaacacccatacagatatgaattaataaatgaaaagtaaacacaccacaaacacacatggacacacatacatggaaCTTAGCCTAAGGACAATCATTGTCAGCTGGCCTTTGGGGTGTTAAGTGAATATCAGAAAGTAAAATTAGCACACTGTCTGTGCAATCCCCCATCAGTCATCTGGAGACCTGCCGCTGCCAGGCCAATGACGGAGCTCACTTTTGTTCTTATTACACAGGGTCTCACGttgtaggtgaggctggcctagaactcattccGCCTCCAGATAATCTGAAactcactatcctcctgcctcagtctcgtGAGTGCTTTGATTTTATGTATAATCAAACAAACATGAGCTATTTCTCAACTTTTTAAGCTTTCatctcattttcaaaataaat
Coding sequences:
- the LOC130877590 gene encoding olfactory receptor 1361-like produces the protein MRGSNQSSVSEFLLLGLSRDPQQQRLLFLLFLTMYLATVLGNLLIILAIGTDSRLHTPMYFFLSNLSCVDVCFSSTTVPKVLAMHILRTQAISFSGCLMQIYFLCVFAVMDNFLLAVMAYDRYVAICHPLHYTTKMTHQLCALLVFGSWVVASLNALLHTLLMARLSFCADNTIPHFFCEVTLLLNLSCSDTHLNELIIFFVAGLLMIAPFVCILVSYILIACAILRVSSPRGRWKAFSTCSSHLAVVCLFYGTIISLYFNPSSSRSAGRDMAAAMMYTVVTPMLNPFIYSLRNKDMKGALRKVLTMKFLSSQ